A window from Salinigranum halophilum encodes these proteins:
- a CDS encoding 50S ribosomal protein L39e, with product MGKKSKAKKKRLAKLERQNSRVPAWVMMKTDMEVQRNPKRRNWRRSDTDE from the coding sequence ATGGGTAAGAAATCGAAGGCCAAGAAGAAGCGGCTGGCCAAGCTCGAGCGGCAGAACAGCCGGGTTCCCGCGTGGGTCATGATGAAGACGGACATGGAAGTCCAGCGCAACCCCAAGCGGCGCAACTGGCGCCGAAGCGACACGGACGAGTAA